One genomic window of Oncorhynchus clarkii lewisi isolate Uvic-CL-2024 chromosome 5, UVic_Ocla_1.0, whole genome shotgun sequence includes the following:
- the LOC139410109 gene encoding phospholipid phosphatase-related protein type 3: protein MMTPRDPKPKKKPPKDSLTLLPCFYFVELPIVASSMVSLYFLELTDLLQPAQVGFRCHDRMLSMPYVDGGDELIPLLMLLSLAFAGPAASIMMGEGLVYFMQSRLKIRPGVEGSINAGGCNFNSFLRRTVRFVGVHVFGLCATALMTDVIQLATGYHTPFFLTVCKPNYTQPGVACDKNPYITKDICSGHDQHAIVSARKTFPSQHATLSAFAAVYISMYFNSTISDSTKLLKPVLVFAFAIVAALTGLTQITQYRSHPIDVYVGFLIGAGIAAYLAFHAVGNFRSSDDIIIKPAPPPQKEDALRALTQRGHDSVYNKGVASASESADEIAAPPSLDRLEGMGRPLQREKASIGSLKRASVDVELLAPRSPMGQQTMVTFSNTLPRSSMNANGGLGANGGPEESMMPTQPVQRRLKAVQVPMDPMRSQQLVTEWKQKSMEMRGLSLRDEAERDASEEGSEGGEEGSEDGGPQASLYPSMVQSNRGASAGPIPVSVGPPGSARVVATPRPPHIPEAGPPPVSPKSALTRAKWLSITEKSGGGGSIRGAPNQPRIMQVIAMSKQQGLLPSSSSGGTPKSSETTSTSSCTSSTASADSPHYRPPSEAQRDSAIITVDAHAPHHPVVHGGPPPCSGNGNPWEWRGASNGSDPRDSYELNNLNRGDSVGARGSTGSFRPHQTISPCSSTGDGDPEMLPPLPLPHAEVPHDGRSRESTLRRKTALVLLERDIQFQNKSEQENYYKKIQGGRRYKD from the exons ATGATGACTCCAAGAGACCCAAAGCCCAAGAAGAAACCGCCGAAAGACAGCTTGACTCTGTTGCCATGCTTCTATTTTGTAGAG CTGCCCATTGTGGCTTCTTCTATGGTGTCGCTCTACTTCCTGGAGCTGACGGACCTGCTCCAGCCTGCCCAGGTAGGCTTCCGTTGCCATGACCGCATGCTGAGCATGCCCTACGTTGACGGTGGAGATGAGCTCATCCCTCTACTCATGCTGCTCAGCTTGGCCTTCGCTGGCCCCGCCGCTTCG ATCATGATGGGCGAGGGCCTGGTCTACTTCATGCAGTCACGCCTTAAGATCCGCCCCGGGGTGGAGGGCAGCATCAACGCCGGCGGGTGCAACTTCAACTCCTTCCTTCGGCGAACGGTGCGCTTCGTAG GTGTCCATGTGTTTGGGTTGTGTGCCACGGCTCTAATGACTGATGTGATTCAGTTGGCCACAGGTTATCACACTCCCTTCTTCCTGACTGTGTGCAAGCCCAACTACACACAGCCAGGGGTGGCCTGTGATAAAAACCCCTACATCACCAAGGACATCTGCTCCGGTCACGACCAGCACGCCATCGTCTCTGCCAG GAAAACCTTTCCCTCCCAGCACGCAACCCTGTCTGCCTTTGCTGCTGTGTACATATCA ATGTACTTCAACTCAACCATCTCAGACAGCACCAAGCTGCTGAAGCCAGTGTTGGTGTTTGCGTTTGCCATCGTGGCGGCGCTAACCGGCCTCACCCAGATCACCCAGTACCGCAGCCACCCCATTGACGTCTACGTGGGCTTCCTCATAGGGGCCGGCATCGCTGCTTACCTG GCTTTCCATGCCGTTGGCAACTTCAGGTCCTCCGACGACATCATCATCAAGCCAGCTCCGCCCCCCCAGAAGGAGGACGCCCTGCGAGCGCTGACCCAACGGGGCCACGACTCGGTCTACAACAAAGGTGTCGCCTCAGCATCGGAGAGCGCCGACGAGATCGCCGCGCCGCCCTCCCTGGACCGGCTGGAGGGCATGGGGCGGCCACTACAGCGCGAGAAAGCCTCTATCGGGAGCTTGAAAAGGGCCAGTGTGGACGTGGAGCTCCTGGCGCCCCGCAGCCCCATGGGCCAGCAGACCATGGTGACCTTCAGCAACACGCTGCCCAGATCTAGCATGAACGCTAACGGGGGCCTGGGCGCTAACGGGGGCCCAGAGGAGTCCATGATGCCTACTCAACCCGTACAAAGGAGGCTCAAGGCTGTGCAAGTGCCCATGGACCCCATGCGCTCACAGCAGTTGGTGACGGAGTGGAAGCAGAAGTCCATGGAGATGCGGGGTCTGAGCCTTAGGGATGAAGCCGAGCGAGATGCCAGTGAGGAGGGCTCCGAAGGGGGGGAGGAAGGGTCCGAGGACGGGGGGCCACAGGCCTCGCTCTATCCATCTATGGTGCAGTCCAACAGGGGAGCTTCTGCCGGTCCAATCCCCGTCAGTGTGGGGCCTCCAGGTAGTGCCAGGGTGGTGGCAACTCCTAGACCCCCCCACATCCCCGAGGCGGGTCCCCCGCCAGTGTCGCCCAAAAGCGCACTAACCCGCGCCAAGTGGCTGTCCATCACAGAGAAGAGCGGTGGTGGCGGGTCGATTCGCGGGGCACCCAACCAGCCGCGCATCATGCAGGTGATCGCCATGTCCAAGCAGCAGggtctcctcccttcctcttcctcagggGGCACGCCCAAGTCCTCCGagaccacctccacctcctcctgcacCTCCTCTACGGCCAGTGCTGATTCGCCCCACTACCGCCCGCCCTCAGAGGCCCAGCGTGATTCGGCCATCATCACCGTAGACGCCCACGCCCCCCACCACCCGGTGGTGCACGGTGGCCCGCCCCCCTGCTCGGGCAACGGGAACCCCTGGGAGTGGAGGGGCGCGTCCAACGGCAGCGACCCTCGAGACTCCTACGAGCTCAACAACCTGAACCGCGGCGACAGCGTTGGTGCTCGCGGCAGCACTGGCAGCTTCCGGCCACACCAGACCATCTCGCCGTGCTCTTCCACCGGCGACGGAGACCCAGAGATGCTTCCCCCTCTGCCCCTCCCCCACGCGGAGGTCCCCCACGACGGGAGAAGCCGGGAGTCCACCTTACGACGCAAGACTGCACTAGTCCTCCTGGAGAGGGACATTCAATTTCAAAACAAGAGTGAGCAGGAGAACTACTATAAAAAAATACAGGGTGGCCGGAGGTATAAGGATTAG